The following coding sequences are from one Shewanella putrefaciens window:
- a CDS encoding Maf family protein — MSTQLILASTSVYRQSLLQKLGLPFECCNPNIDETAQTNETAHALVLRLAKAKAIAGAEQFPDGLIIGSDQVAVIDGKIIGKPHHFDNAVAQLTQASGKSITFYTGLALYNAKTGAMAAEVEPFTVHFRHLSHAQIVAYVEKEEPYYCAGSFKSEGLGIALFTELEGRDPNTLVGLPLILLTEMLLAQGVDVLA, encoded by the coding sequence ATGTCAACCCAATTAATCTTAGCTTCAACATCTGTATACCGACAATCTTTACTACAAAAGCTCGGGTTACCCTTCGAATGCTGCAATCCTAATATTGACGAAACGGCGCAGACCAATGAAACGGCCCACGCTTTAGTGCTGCGCTTAGCCAAAGCGAAAGCCATCGCAGGGGCTGAACAATTTCCTGATGGCCTGATTATTGGCTCCGATCAAGTCGCTGTCATTGATGGCAAGATTATCGGTAAGCCCCATCATTTTGATAACGCCGTTGCACAGCTCACCCAAGCCTCAGGCAAGTCCATCACTTTTTATACCGGTCTTGCACTCTATAATGCCAAAACTGGCGCGATGGCTGCCGAAGTTGAACCCTTTACCGTTCATTTTAGGCATCTTAGTCATGCGCAAATTGTAGCCTACGTCGAAAAAGAAGAGCCCTATTATTGCGCGGGCAGTTTTAAAAGCGAAGGTTTGGGCATAGCGTTATTTACAGAGCTCGAAGGCCGTGACCCCAATACCTTAGTTGGCTTACCACTGATATTACTGACGGAAATGCTGTTAGCCCAAGGAGTAGATGTTCTCGCTTAG
- the rpmF gene encoding 50S ribosomal protein L32, giving the protein MAVQQNKKSRSKRGMRRSHDALSTAQLSVDATSGEIHMRHNVTADGFYRGKKVINK; this is encoded by the coding sequence ATGGCTGTACAACAGAACAAAAAATCTCGTTCAAAGCGCGGTATGCGCCGTTCACATGACGCACTGAGCACTGCTCAGCTGTCTGTAGACGCTACCAGCGGTGAAATCCATATGCGTCACAATGTGACTGCAGATGGTTTCTATCGCGGTAAAAAGGTAATCAACAAGTAA
- the fabG gene encoding 3-oxoacyl-ACP reductase FabG, with protein sequence MSFNLNLTGKVALVTGASRGIGRAIAETLVEAGAVVIGTATSEKGAAAIQEYLGDKGFGLVLNVTDSESVTHLFASIKEKAGDVDILVNNAGITRDNLLMRMKDDEWQDIIDTNLTSLFRLSKPVMRTMMKKRFGRIINIGSVVGTMGNAGQVNYSAAKAGLIGFTKSLAREVASRQITVNAIAPGFIQTDMTDELTEDQQKAIMSQVPMERLGQAQEIANAVLFLASDSAAYITGETLHVNGGMYMV encoded by the coding sequence ATGAGTTTCAACCTGAATTTAACAGGCAAAGTGGCTTTGGTGACAGGTGCGAGCCGCGGTATTGGCCGTGCGATTGCCGAAACACTTGTGGAAGCGGGCGCAGTGGTTATTGGAACCGCAACCAGTGAGAAGGGCGCAGCGGCGATCCAAGAATATCTGGGTGACAAAGGTTTTGGTTTAGTGCTTAATGTCACAGATAGTGAATCTGTTACACATTTATTCGCCTCGATCAAAGAAAAAGCGGGTGATGTTGATATTCTAGTCAACAACGCGGGTATCACCCGTGATAATCTGCTGATGCGGATGAAAGATGATGAATGGCAGGATATTATCGACACTAACCTGACATCATTATTTAGACTATCAAAGCCTGTGATGCGTACCATGATGAAAAAGCGTTTTGGCCGTATCATCAATATCGGTTCAGTGGTAGGCACCATGGGTAATGCAGGTCAAGTTAACTACTCGGCAGCAAAGGCGGGTTTGATCGGATTTACAAAATCTCTTGCAAGAGAGGTTGCATCTCGTCAAATTACGGTTAATGCTATCGCTCCTGGATTTATCCAGACCGATATGACTGATGAGCTGACCGAAGATCAGCAAAAAGCTATCATGTCTCAGGTTCCGATGGAACGATTAGGGCAAGCGCAAGAAATTGCCAATGCTGTGCTCTTTTTAGCCTCGGATTCTGCTGCTTATATCACAGGTGAAACTTTACATGTGAATGGCGGAATGTACATGGTTTAA
- a CDS encoding beta-ketoacyl-ACP synthase III, with protein sequence MHTKILGTGSYLPVQVRSNQDLEEMVETTDQWIVERTGISERRIAAFDETVSTMGYQAALKALEMAGIEASDLDMIVCGTTSAPNAFPAAACEIQAMLGVHTIPAFDIAAACSGFVYALSVADQFVKTGAAKKVLVIGADVLSRLCGPEDRTTIILFGDGAGAAVIGASETPGIISTHIYADGRQGDLLKCAFPPRKGETSEAVGFMTMKGNDVFKVAVTQLSHVVTETLRINNIDKSEIDWLVPHQANFRIINATAKKLDMSLDKVVLTLAKHGNTSAASVPIALDEAVRDGRIQRGQLLLLEAFGAGFAWGSALVRF encoded by the coding sequence ATGCATACAAAAATTCTCGGAACTGGTAGCTATCTGCCAGTGCAGGTGCGTAGCAATCAAGATTTGGAAGAAATGGTGGAAACCACCGACCAATGGATTGTTGAACGTACTGGTATATCAGAGCGCCGCATTGCAGCGTTCGATGAAACCGTTTCAACTATGGGCTATCAAGCGGCATTAAAAGCGCTGGAAATGGCCGGCATAGAAGCATCAGATTTAGACATGATCGTTTGTGGTACCACCAGCGCGCCGAATGCTTTTCCTGCGGCGGCCTGTGAAATCCAAGCTATGCTTGGGGTACATACCATTCCTGCTTTCGATATTGCAGCAGCTTGTTCAGGCTTTGTTTATGCTTTATCTGTTGCCGATCAATTTGTAAAAACGGGCGCCGCTAAAAAAGTATTAGTGATCGGTGCTGACGTCTTGTCTCGTTTATGTGGGCCAGAAGATCGCACGACAATTATTCTTTTTGGGGATGGCGCGGGCGCTGCCGTTATTGGCGCATCTGAAACGCCAGGGATCATTTCGACTCATATTTACGCTGATGGGCGTCAAGGTGATTTGCTCAAATGTGCTTTCCCACCACGTAAAGGAGAAACTTCCGAAGCGGTTGGGTTTATGACCATGAAAGGCAATGATGTCTTTAAAGTGGCAGTGACTCAGTTGTCCCATGTCGTGACTGAGACTTTACGCATTAACAATATCGATAAGTCAGAAATTGATTGGTTAGTGCCACATCAGGCCAACTTCCGCATTATTAATGCTACCGCGAAAAAGCTCGATATGAGCTTGGATAAAGTCGTATTGACCTTAGCTAAACATGGTAATACTTCAGCCGCGTCAGTACCCATTGCATTAGATGAGGCCGTGCGTGATGGACGAATTCAACGTGGGCAATTATTGCTACTTGAAGCCTTCGGTGCGGGATTTGCGTGGGGCAGTGCATTAGTACGTTTCTAA
- a CDS encoding NAD(P)-dependent oxidoreductase yields the protein MAKVAFIGLGVMGYPMARHLLNKGHEVTVYNRTFAKAQAWVDTYGGRCCPTPKEAAIGQDIVFTCVGNDNDLREVVLGRDGAIHGMEKGTVLVDHTTASADVARELAKVLAEKGIDFLDAPVSGGQAGAENGALTVMVGGDEAVFERVKPVIEAFARCAERLGDVGAGQLTKMVNQICIAGVVQGLAEALQFARKAGLDGEKVIEVISKGAAQSWQMENRYKTMWGQSYGFGFAVDWMRKDLGIALEEARRNGSHLPLTALVDQFYSEVQGMGGNRWDTSSLLARLEKSAK from the coding sequence ATGGCAAAAGTCGCATTTATTGGTTTAGGCGTAATGGGTTACCCCATGGCAAGACACTTACTCAACAAGGGCCATGAGGTCACTGTTTATAATCGCACTTTTGCTAAGGCGCAAGCTTGGGTCGACACCTATGGTGGTCGCTGCTGTCCAACGCCCAAAGAGGCTGCAATAGGTCAAGATATTGTGTTTACTTGCGTGGGCAATGATAACGATCTGCGTGAAGTGGTATTAGGGCGTGATGGCGCTATTCACGGTATGGAAAAGGGCACAGTGCTGGTTGATCATACTACGGCTTCGGCAGATGTGGCCCGCGAGCTTGCCAAAGTCTTAGCCGAAAAGGGCATTGATTTCCTCGATGCGCCTGTGTCTGGCGGTCAAGCGGGCGCCGAAAATGGCGCCTTGACTGTGATGGTTGGTGGCGATGAAGCGGTATTTGAGCGTGTTAAACCCGTGATTGAAGCTTTTGCCCGCTGCGCCGAGCGTTTAGGTGACGTCGGTGCTGGCCAGTTAACTAAGATGGTGAATCAAATCTGTATCGCGGGCGTGGTACAAGGTTTAGCGGAAGCGCTGCAATTTGCCCGTAAAGCAGGGCTCGATGGCGAGAAAGTCATTGAAGTGATCAGCAAAGGCGCGGCGCAAAGCTGGCAAATGGAAAATCGCTACAAGACGATGTGGGGCCAAAGCTATGGCTTTGGTTTTGCCGTCGATTGGATGCGTAAAGACTTAGGCATCGCCTTAGAAGAAGCGCGCCGCAACGGTTCACATTTGCCTTTAACCGCTTTGGTGGATCAATTCTATTCAGAAGTGCAGGGCATGGGCGGTAACCGTTGGGATACGTCTAGTTTGCTGGCGCGCTTAGAGAAATCGGCTAAATAA
- the plsX gene encoding phosphate acyltransferase PlsX gives MTSLTLALDAMGGDHGPHVTVPAALRALQLHSFLQIILVGDKTEIDVYLRQADPQLLSRIEVIHTDEVVSMSDRPVHALRTRKNSSMRLAIELVRDARASACVSAGNTGALMAMAKVLLKTLPGIDRPALVSCLPAVTQKPVYLLDLGANVSCDSETLFQFAVMGSVLCEAVDKKSRPKVALLNVGVEEIKGNDQVQQAAQLLQHTEQINYTGFIEGDEIYSGNVDVIVCDGFVGNITLKTSEGIAKLLVHQLKRGLTQGLFVRFLAKLIAPRIQAVLSQMNPDHYNGASLLGLRGIVVKSHGNADETAYLQAISLAVTEAQRRLPEMIKDRLESILLDINN, from the coding sequence ATGACGAGTCTGACGCTTGCGTTAGATGCGATGGGTGGTGATCATGGCCCCCACGTCACAGTGCCTGCAGCCTTGCGGGCACTACAATTACACTCTTTTCTTCAAATCATTTTAGTCGGTGATAAGACTGAAATTGATGTCTATTTACGTCAAGCAGATCCGCAGTTACTTTCTCGTATTGAAGTCATTCATACCGATGAAGTCGTGAGTATGTCGGATAGGCCTGTACACGCTTTACGTACGCGTAAAAATAGTTCGATGCGTTTGGCTATTGAGTTGGTCCGCGATGCACGTGCGTCAGCCTGTGTGAGTGCTGGCAATACCGGGGCTTTGATGGCTATGGCAAAAGTACTGTTAAAAACGTTGCCCGGCATTGACCGTCCCGCATTAGTGAGCTGCTTACCCGCTGTGACTCAAAAACCGGTTTATTTGCTAGATCTTGGTGCAAATGTTTCCTGCGATTCTGAAACCTTATTTCAATTTGCCGTTATGGGTTCGGTTTTATGTGAAGCGGTTGATAAAAAATCGCGTCCAAAGGTTGCGTTGCTTAATGTCGGCGTTGAAGAAATTAAAGGTAACGATCAAGTTCAGCAAGCCGCACAGTTACTGCAGCATACTGAACAAATCAATTACACTGGTTTTATCGAAGGCGATGAAATCTATTCCGGTAACGTAGATGTCATCGTTTGTGATGGTTTTGTGGGAAATATCACGCTCAAAACTTCAGAAGGCATTGCCAAGTTATTGGTACATCAGTTAAAACGGGGATTAACCCAAGGTTTATTCGTGCGTTTCTTGGCTAAACTTATCGCTCCTCGCATTCAGGCGGTTCTTAGTCAGATGAACCCCGACCACTATAACGGTGCAAGTCTGTTAGGATTGCGCGGAATAGTTGTAAAAAGCCATGGAAATGCGGATGAAACTGCCTATTTACAAGCAATTAGTTTGGCAGTAACAGAAGCTCAACGTCGACTCCCTGAAATGATAAAAGATCGTTTAGAGTCGATTCTTTTAGATATAAATAACTGA
- a CDS encoding HAD-IA family hydrolase yields the protein MKIKQYDLVIFDWDGTLMDSIGKIITCIENMAKALQLPIPTESDIRDIIGLSMTEALRVLFPRGDNLSTSLASSLYPHAKNELSQGEDDEYQQMRTEFKAQYLHLDTTPTPLFAQAPILIDELHTQGYQLAVATGKAREGLNRVFEQTGLGRYFVASRCADEVRSKPHPEMISSLLQELNIAPNRALMVGDSLLDLTMAANAGIDSVGVTYGAHSAEKLLRAKPIALIDNYCNTSKTTI from the coding sequence ATGAAGATAAAGCAATACGATTTAGTGATTTTCGATTGGGATGGCACTCTGATGGATTCCATCGGTAAAATTATCACGTGTATTGAAAACATGGCTAAGGCATTACAGTTACCTATCCCAACTGAAAGTGACATTCGCGATATTATTGGTCTTTCTATGACAGAAGCGCTGCGAGTCCTGTTTCCTCGGGGGGACAATCTCAGCACTTCTTTAGCATCTTCTCTGTATCCGCACGCTAAAAATGAGTTAAGCCAAGGCGAAGATGATGAATATCAGCAAATGCGCACCGAGTTTAAAGCACAATATTTACATTTAGACACCACGCCAACGCCGCTCTTTGCACAAGCACCTATTTTAATCGATGAGTTACATACTCAAGGCTACCAATTAGCCGTTGCAACAGGTAAGGCCCGTGAAGGACTTAACCGTGTCTTTGAGCAAACAGGCTTAGGTCGATACTTTGTTGCGTCACGCTGCGCCGATGAAGTACGCAGCAAACCCCATCCTGAAATGATCTCAAGCTTACTTCAAGAGTTGAATATTGCACCGAACAGAGCTTTGATGGTGGGTGATTCATTGCTAGATTTGACTATGGCGGCCAATGCAGGGATTGATAGCGTTGGTGTCACCTATGGCGCCCACAGTGCCGAAAAGTTGCTGCGGGCAAAACCTATCGCCTTGATTGATAATTACTGCAATACCTCTAAGACTACTATTTAA
- a CDS encoding D-hexose-6-phosphate mutarotase, translating to MGSVTTKKHANGLDYVEVNTALCQARIFLQGAQIDYFQPVGKPPLLWVSSADDYKPGNGIRGGVPVCWPWFGMSSEANFPQHGFARTRIWALESVEMRNQLVDLRFSLKISEQDKIYWPHNTEVSVLFTLGDTLSISLVNTNLGDETVTLTQALHSYFPIEDIHQLKASGFSGSKYIEFAEGPYPQTTDEVLFDRETDRVYTELGPVQLLHTPQGIIEVSRENSQSAVLWNPWIEKSQRLGRFNPEDYLTMVCLEAANVLEDKVVLAPGETHSLVTHIRWKD from the coding sequence ATGGGTTCTGTCACTACTAAAAAGCACGCTAACGGGCTTGATTATGTCGAAGTGAATACGGCGTTATGTCAGGCAAGAATTTTTTTGCAGGGCGCGCAAATCGACTATTTTCAACCCGTAGGCAAACCACCTTTGCTGTGGGTTTCATCGGCTGACGATTATAAACCCGGTAATGGGATCCGTGGCGGTGTACCCGTATGCTGGCCTTGGTTTGGCATGAGTAGTGAAGCGAACTTTCCTCAACACGGTTTTGCCCGTACCCGCATTTGGGCGCTGGAATCAGTAGAAATGCGTAATCAGTTAGTGGATTTACGTTTTAGCTTAAAAATCAGTGAGCAAGATAAAATCTATTGGCCGCATAACACTGAGGTCAGCGTGTTATTCACCCTAGGCGATACCCTAAGCATTAGCCTTGTGAATACCAACTTAGGCGATGAAACCGTCACGCTTACCCAAGCGCTGCACAGCTATTTCCCGATTGAGGATATCCACCAACTCAAGGCCAGCGGTTTTAGTGGTTCAAAATACATCGAATTTGCCGAGGGGCCTTACCCGCAAACCACGGATGAAGTGCTATTTGATCGCGAGACAGATCGTGTCTATACCGAACTCGGCCCAGTGCAGTTATTGCATACGCCGCAAGGGATAATCGAAGTCAGCCGTGAAAACAGCCAATCAGCGGTATTATGGAATCCATGGATTGAAAAATCACAACGCCTTGGCCGATTTAATCCAGAGGATTATCTGACCATGGTCTGCCTAGAAGCGGCCAATGTATTAGAAGATAAAGTCGTGCTCGCGCCAGGTGAAACTCACAGTTTAGTGACCCACATTCGTTGGAAAGACTAA
- the yceD gene encoding 23S rRNA accumulation protein YceD yields MQTVKIPVSIDPFRAASSRLTYNGVVPGQYLKRLNELCAGDCSDVAVSIECGVDLQGIVYLKGKAVTELTLICQRCMTLFTTEVTVEFCFGPCRTKAEIDELPDAYDPIECNEIGEVRLHQLIEDELIVAMPIIPLHQEIDCTIGSKDIVVGEIEPAQEERPNPFAVLEKLKSK; encoded by the coding sequence ATGCAAACAGTAAAGATACCGGTTTCAATTGATCCATTTCGTGCTGCCTCAAGCCGCCTTACTTATAATGGGGTTGTGCCTGGGCAGTATTTGAAAAGATTAAATGAGTTATGTGCCGGCGACTGTTCCGATGTGGCAGTGTCGATTGAATGTGGCGTGGATTTACAGGGGATAGTCTACCTGAAAGGGAAGGCTGTGACGGAGCTCACTCTGATATGTCAACGTTGCATGACACTATTTACCACTGAGGTTACGGTCGAGTTTTGCTTCGGTCCATGCCGGACTAAGGCAGAAATCGATGAGCTCCCGGATGCGTATGACCCAATTGAGTGCAATGAAATTGGCGAAGTACGTCTGCATCAATTGATCGAAGATGAATTGATAGTCGCTATGCCGATAATTCCGCTGCATCAAGAAATTGATTGCACAATAGGATCTAAAGACATAGTTGTAGGCGAGATCGAACCCGCTCAAGAGGAGCGTCCAAATCCGTTTGCAGTGTTAGAAAAACTGAAGAGCAAGTAA
- the fabD gene encoding ACP S-malonyltransferase yields MENVAFVFPGQGSQALGMLAELAESQPIIGQTFAEASDVLGYDLWALVQQGPVEVLNETDKTQPALLAASVAIWRAYVASGKPMPAMLAGHSLGEYSALVCAGVIDFKDAIKLVELRGQLMQQAVPAGTGAMYAIIGLDNEGIANACAEAAQGEVVSPVNFNSPGQVVIAGQKDAVERAAAACKAAGAKMAVALPVSVPSHCALMKPAADKLAVALNDVPFTPPTITVINNVDVASPTSADDIKDALVRQLYCPVRWSESVELMAQKGITQLVECGPGKVLTGLAKRINKSLSAQAVNDVASLAALTE; encoded by the coding sequence ATGGAAAATGTCGCGTTTGTATTCCCAGGACAAGGCTCACAAGCCTTAGGTATGTTAGCCGAACTCGCTGAGTCACAACCTATTATAGGCCAGACCTTTGCAGAGGCGAGTGATGTTCTAGGCTATGATTTATGGGCTTTGGTTCAGCAAGGTCCTGTTGAAGTCTTAAATGAAACGGATAAAACACAACCTGCGTTATTAGCCGCCAGTGTTGCTATTTGGCGGGCTTACGTGGCTTCAGGTAAACCCATGCCAGCCATGTTAGCGGGTCACAGCTTAGGTGAATATTCTGCGTTGGTATGTGCAGGTGTTATTGATTTTAAAGATGCGATTAAATTAGTTGAACTGCGTGGTCAACTAATGCAACAAGCGGTTCCAGCTGGAACCGGTGCTATGTATGCCATTATCGGTTTAGATAACGAAGGTATCGCTAATGCCTGCGCCGAAGCGGCTCAAGGTGAAGTGGTCAGCCCTGTTAATTTCAATAGCCCTGGCCAAGTGGTTATTGCAGGTCAAAAAGACGCAGTTGAGCGTGCAGCAGCGGCTTGTAAGGCCGCGGGCGCTAAAATGGCGGTGGCTTTACCTGTCAGCGTGCCATCACACTGCGCATTAATGAAACCTGCGGCGGATAAATTGGCCGTGGCATTAAACGATGTACCGTTTACTCCCCCAACGATTACTGTGATTAATAATGTTGATGTGGCTTCACCTACCTCTGCCGACGATATTAAAGATGCGTTAGTGCGTCAGTTATATTGTCCTGTTCGCTGGAGCGAAAGCGTTGAATTAATGGCCCAAAAAGGTATTACTCAATTGGTAGAATGTGGTCCTGGTAAAGTATTGACAGGATTAGCAAAACGAATTAATAAATCACTATCAGCCCAAGCGGTTAATGATGTAGCTTCATTAGCGGCATTAACTGAGTAA
- the acpP gene encoding acyl carrier protein translates to MSNIEERVKKIIVEQLGVKEEDVKPAASFVDDLGADSLDTVELVMALEEEFDTEIPDEEAEKITTVQAAIDYVSKNQ, encoded by the coding sequence ATGAGCAACATCGAAGAACGTGTAAAGAAAATCATTGTAGAGCAACTGGGCGTTAAAGAAGAAGACGTTAAGCCAGCGGCATCTTTCGTTGACGATCTGGGTGCAGATTCTCTGGACACTGTTGAGTTGGTTATGGCTCTAGAAGAAGAGTTTGATACCGAGATCCCTGATGAAGAAGCTGAAAAGATCACTACTGTTCAAGCAGCGATCGACTACGTTTCTAAGAATCAGTAA
- the fabF gene encoding beta-ketoacyl-ACP synthase II, with protein MSKRRVVVTGLGLVTPVGNTVDTTWKALLSGKSGIAPITKFDASEFTTRFSGSVKDFDVEQYVTKKDARKMDLFIQYGMAAGIQAIQDSGLDMSKENPGRVGTAIGAGMGGMWLIEQGHSALMNGGPRKVSPFFVPSTIINMISGHLSIMFGMKGPNFAVTTACTTGVHNIGFAARTIAYGDADVMVAGGAEDVTSPLGVAGFGAAKALSTRNDDPTAASRPWDKDRDGFVIGDGAGVMVMEEYEHAKARGATIYGELVGFGMSGDAFHMTSPPSDGAGAAAAMVNAINDAKLSLEQIGYINAHGTSTPAGDKAEAAAVKSVFGDHAYNVLVSSTKSMTGHLLGAAGAVEAIFTLLALRDQAVPPTINLDNPDEGCDLDFVAHTARDVKLDYALCNSFGFGGTNGSLLFKKV; from the coding sequence GTGTCTAAACGTCGTGTAGTGGTAACCGGTTTGGGGTTAGTAACTCCAGTGGGCAATACTGTCGATACTACTTGGAAGGCTTTGCTTTCAGGTAAAAGTGGTATTGCACCTATAACCAAATTTGATGCCAGTGAATTTACCACTCGTTTCAGTGGTTCAGTAAAAGATTTTGATGTTGAGCAATACGTAACGAAAAAAGATGCCCGTAAGATGGACCTCTTTATTCAATACGGTATGGCGGCTGGCATCCAAGCAATCCAAGACTCAGGTCTGGATATGAGCAAAGAAAATCCTGGTCGTGTCGGCACTGCTATTGGTGCTGGTATGGGTGGTATGTGGTTGATTGAACAAGGTCACAGTGCATTGATGAATGGTGGCCCGCGTAAGGTTTCTCCTTTCTTCGTACCTAGCACCATTATCAATATGATTTCGGGCCACTTGTCGATCATGTTTGGCATGAAAGGGCCCAATTTTGCCGTGACGACTGCTTGTACTACGGGCGTACATAATATCGGTTTTGCGGCGCGCACCATTGCCTATGGCGATGCAGATGTGATGGTTGCAGGCGGTGCTGAGGATGTGACATCTCCTTTAGGCGTGGCAGGTTTTGGTGCTGCTAAAGCATTATCGACTCGCAATGATGATCCTACAGCCGCGAGTCGCCCATGGGATAAAGACCGTGATGGTTTTGTGATTGGTGATGGCGCTGGTGTGATGGTGATGGAGGAATACGAGCACGCTAAAGCGCGCGGTGCGACCATTTACGGCGAGTTAGTCGGTTTTGGTATGAGCGGTGATGCGTTCCATATGACTTCGCCACCAAGTGACGGCGCAGGCGCTGCGGCAGCTATGGTCAATGCTATTAATGACGCTAAGTTATCACTGGAGCAAATTGGTTATATCAATGCCCACGGTACGTCGACGCCAGCGGGTGATAAAGCCGAAGCTGCAGCGGTTAAGTCTGTATTTGGCGACCATGCGTATAACGTGCTGGTTAGCTCGACTAAATCGATGACGGGTCACTTATTAGGTGCCGCAGGAGCGGTTGAAGCGATTTTCACCTTATTAGCATTGCGCGACCAAGCTGTACCGCCAACGATTAACTTGGATAATCCAGATGAAGGCTGTGACTTAGACTTTGTCGCCCATACTGCTCGTGATGTGAAGTTAGATTACGCTCTGTGTAATTCCTTCGGTTTTGGTGGTACGAACGGTTCATTATTATTTAAGAAAGTTTAA
- the rluC gene encoding 23S rRNA pseudouridine(955/2504/2580) synthase RluC — protein MNTVSTPQQQVQLITIDEDHFEQRIDNFLMTALKGVPKSMIYRIVRKGEVRVNKKRIKPEYKLQMGDIVRIPPVRVAESDNRTAPSANLSKVSQLEDRILHEDNHLIVLNKPAGIAVHGGSGVDYGVIEALRSLRPQQKFLELVHRLDKDTSGLLLVAKKRSALKHLHDQLRYKKMQKDYLALVKGEWSAQDKVVKQPLLKITLKSGERIVRVNAEGKPSETRFKIMQRYQGCTLVKASPVTGRTHQIRVHCQFAGHSIACDDKYSEQGFDDSMRSLGLTRLFLHAAELMFIHPENDEVMRISAPLDENLSQLLDKLKRA, from the coding sequence ATGAATACAGTATCCACCCCACAGCAACAGGTTCAATTGATCACGATTGATGAAGATCATTTCGAACAGCGAATCGACAACTTTTTAATGACGGCTCTTAAGGGCGTACCTAAGAGCATGATCTACCGCATCGTCCGCAAGGGTGAGGTGCGGGTCAATAAGAAACGTATCAAACCTGAGTATAAGTTGCAGATGGGTGACATAGTGCGTATCCCGCCCGTCAGAGTGGCGGAGTCGGATAATCGTACCGCGCCTTCTGCCAACTTAAGCAAAGTCTCGCAACTTGAAGATCGTATTCTGCATGAAGATAATCATTTAATTGTGCTGAATAAACCTGCAGGTATTGCCGTGCATGGTGGTAGTGGTGTTGATTACGGTGTGATTGAAGCGCTGCGGTCGTTAAGACCACAGCAAAAGTTTTTAGAGCTAGTGCATCGTCTCGATAAAGATACTTCGGGTTTGTTGTTGGTGGCTAAAAAGCGTAGCGCGCTTAAACATTTGCATGATCAACTTAGATATAAAAAGATGCAGAAAGACTATTTGGCCTTAGTTAAAGGTGAATGGTCTGCTCAAGATAAAGTCGTTAAACAGCCTTTACTGAAGATTACGCTTAAGTCCGGTGAGCGCATAGTGCGTGTTAATGCGGAAGGTAAGCCTTCTGAAACGCGCTTTAAAATTATGCAGCGGTACCAAGGTTGTACTTTAGTGAAGGCGAGTCCTGTCACTGGACGTACTCATCAAATTCGGGTGCATTGCCAATTTGCCGGACATTCTATCGCCTGTGATGATAAATACAGTGAGCAAGGGTTTGATGACAGTATGCGTTCATTAGGCTTAACCCGACTCTTTTTACATGCCGCTGAATTGATGTTCATTCATCCAGAAAATGATGAAGTGATGCGGATTTCTGCGCCTTTAGATGAAAATTTGTCGCAGTTACTCGATAAGTTAAAGCGTGCGTAA
- a CDS encoding acyl-CoA thioesterase: protein MAGIERQSTLRFLSEPADVNFGGKVHGGAVMKWIDLAAYACAAGWSGKYCITAYAGGIRFVQPILVGNIVEVSAKVIYTGKTSMHIGIDVRAGDPKVSERHLTTHCIVIMVAVDENGQPTPVPEWIPETEHDIHLRDSALRLMEMRKKIGAEMEAHVVK from the coding sequence ATGGCTGGTATCGAGAGACAAAGTACCCTGAGATTTTTGTCAGAGCCTGCGGATGTGAATTTTGGTGGTAAAGTTCACGGCGGCGCTGTGATGAAGTGGATCGATCTCGCGGCCTATGCCTGTGCAGCGGGCTGGAGCGGTAAATATTGTATTACTGCTTATGCGGGTGGTATTCGTTTTGTGCAACCCATTTTGGTGGGCAATATCGTTGAAGTCAGCGCAAAAGTGATTTATACGGGCAAGACTTCTATGCATATTGGTATCGATGTGCGGGCGGGCGATCCTAAAGTATCTGAGCGTCATCTCACCACTCACTGTATTGTGATCATGGTGGCGGTGGATGAAAACGGCCAACCTACGCCTGTACCTGAGTGGATACCAGAGACGGAACATGATATTCATCTGCGTGATTCAGCACTGCGCTTGATGGAAATGCGTAAAAAAATTGGCGCCGAAATGGAAGCCCATGTAGTGAAATAA